The Bartonella bovis 91-4 sequence AGCTCCAGTTTGTTCAACAATTTCTCGAATTACTTTTCCACCAGAGCCAATAACATCGCGAATTTTATCTACAGGAATGTTCATCATTTCTATACGTGGAGAAAATTCGCTTAGTTCATCACGCGCACTGGTTAAGGCTTTTGACATTTCATTGAGAATGTGGATTCGACCGTCTTTAGCTTGCTCAAGTGCGATTTTCATAATTTCTTCAGTAATGCCATCAATTTTAATGTCCATTTGCAAAGACGTGATACCATTTTTTGTACCTGCTACTTTGAAGTCCATGTCACCAAGATGATCTTCATCACCTAAAATGTCAGACAAAATAGCAAAACGTTCACCTTCTTTAATCAAGCCCATTGCAATACCCGCAACAGGGCGGGCCAAAGGAACACCTGCATCCATGAGTGCAAGTGAAGTCCCACAAACAGTTGCCATTGAAGAGGATCCATTAGATTCAGTAATTTCTGATACAGCACGAATAGTATAAGGGAAAGAATCTTTTGTCGGTAATATTGGGTGAATGGCACGCCATGCCAATTTACCATGACCAATTTCTCGACGACCAGGAGAACTAATACGCCCTGTCTCACCCACTGAAAAAGGTGGGAAATTGTAATGAAGTAAGAATGTTTCCTTGTAGGTTCCTGTTAATGAGTCAATATATTGTTCATCTTCACTGGTACCCAAGGTTACGATAACAAGTGCTTGTGTTTCGCCACGGGTAAATAGTGCTGATCCGTGTGCACGAGGTAAAATACTAACTTCTGATTGAATTGAACGTACAGTTGAAAGGGTGCGGCCATCAATGCGTTTGCCAGTTTCAAGAATATTTTGGCGAACAATTTTAGCCTGTAAATGCTTGAAGACAGTGGCAATTTGATCAGCATTAAATTCACAATTTTCTTCCATTTCCGACGTAAATTTGTCGATGACTTCTGTTTTAATAGCATCAATTGCAGTGTGACGTTCTTGTTTATCGGTAATTGTATAAACTTTTTGAAGGTCCTTTTCGACCATTTTAAACATAGTTGTTTCAAGATCAGATAAATCTTCTGGAATAAAATCACGTGGTTCTTTTGCTGCAACTTCGGCAAGTTTAATGATAGCGTCAATAACGGGTTGAAAACCTTTTTGACCAAATATAACAGCACCCAGCATAATATCTTCAGATAATTCTTGTGCTTCTGATTCAACCATTAACACGGCATTTTCTGTTCCAGCGACGACAAGATCAAGTTTTGATTCGGGCATTTCATCAATATGAGGATTGAGAACATATTGTCCATTACAATAACCAACGCGAGCACCAGCAATAGGACCTACAAAAGGAATACCTGATAACGTCAATGCAGCAGAAGTTGCAATCATGGCGAGAATGTCAGGGTTATTTTCTAAATCATGCTGTATAACGGAAACAATGACTTGGGTGTCATTTTTATAACCGTCAACAAAGAGAGGACGAATCGGACGATCAATCAAACGTGAGATCAATGTTTCACTTTCACTTGGGCGGCTTTCACGTTTGAAATATCCACCTGGTATTTTACCGACTGCGTAAGTTTTTTCTTGATAATTGACGGTTAATGGAAAAAAATCTTGATCTGGTTTTGGATTTTTTGCGGAAACGACAGTTGCCAAGACAATGGTTTCACCGTAGGTGGCAATAACTGCTCCATCAGCTTGGCGTGCAATTTTTCCTGTTTCTAGGATGAGTGGCCGACCGGCCCATTCAATTTCTACCTTATGGGTTTTAAACATTTTTTATCCTTAATGGCCAGTATTCACGTTCTAGTTTTATACGTTTGTGTTTTAAAGCTGCATGCAAGACAACAAGATGCTTCTATTTTTATGGAGATAAGAATAAATCACAATTGAGATACGAAGCAACTGGCAATCGTGCCTTATGAAAATTTTTTATCAATTTTGAAGATGAAAGCAGTAAACTGATAAATGGATGTTTTTTATAAAAAACATCCATTTACTTCATTTTAGCGACGCAAGCCTAGTTTTCCAATCAGTATCTGATAGCGATTTTGGTCAATTTCTTTAAGGTAATCAAGAAGGCGGCGGCGTTTAGAAACCATCTTTAAAAGGCCACGACGAGAATGATTGTCCTTTTTGTGAGATTTAAAATGATTAGTCAAATTAGAAATACGTTCAGAAAGAACAGCAACTTGCACTTCTGGTGAGCCTGTATCACCGGCCTTAGTCGCATATTCTGTAATAAGAGCGTGTTTACGTTCAGCTGTAATCGACATCATATCATCCTTTCAAAAAATGAAAAAAAACAGTCACCCATAGCCAAGATGTCGTTCAGCAAGGGTCTACGAAAAAACGAGAAGAACCAAAATTCTTATCTATTTTGGCATTTATATAAGAAAGAAGAATAAAATGCTAGCCCTTGAAAGTATCTTGAAGATCTTCTTAGAAATAAAGTTGTTTAGTTTAAGGCTATTTTATGAAATATGGCATATCTATTTGAGAGAAGGGTTGCAGCTTTGCGCAATGTGTTTATGGTAAAAAGAAGATTAGACTGCCGATTTGGAGACAAAAGATGCAGAAAATTTCAACATTAGAGCTTTTCCGAAATTCAATGTTTCGCAATTTATGGTCAGCGAATCTTATTTTTAATTTGGGAGTTGTCATACAAGCTGTAGGGGCAAGCTGGTTGATGACTTTGATTAGTTCGTCGCATTTCATGGTTGGGCTTGTTCAAGGTGCTACAGTATTACCGCTTGTTGTTTTTTCTCTAATGGCAGGAGCATTAGCCGATAATTTTAATCGGCGTCAGATTATGTTATTTGCACAAATAGTTATGATAATTGTATCAGTTAATTTGACTGTCTTATCCTATTTAGGGTTGATAACACCTTGGCTTTTACTGTGCTTTACATTTTTGATTGGATGTGGGCTTGCTTTTCATAATCCTGCTTGGCAAGCAACAATGGGGGATATTGTGAGCAGAGAAAATATTCCTACCGCTGTTACTCTGAATAGTATTGGCTTTAATTTAATGCGCAGTATAGGTCCTGCTATTGGGGGAGTTGTCATTGCTGCTTTAGGTGGAACTTCTGCTTTTCTATTAAATGCTATGAGTTATATTCCTTTAACAAGTGCTTTATTTTTATGGAAACCCAATTGTAAGACTAATACATTGCCATTGCCACGAGAGAAATTTTTAGGGGCTATAGCAGATGGTTTGCGCTATGTTGTTATGTCGCCTAATCTTTTAAGTGTTATGGCCAGAGCGTTTCTTTTTGGTGTCGGGACGATTTCGGTTTCTGCTCTGTTACCAATTGTTGCGTGTGAAATTCTTGGAGGAGACGCTCTTCTCTACGGTACGTTACTTGGTTGTTTTGGTATAGGTGCGATTACAGCTGGCTTTGTTAATTCGTATATACGGCATTATTTTAGTTCAGAAACGATTGTTACAACTTCATTTATAGGTTTTTCTTTTGTTTGCTTTGCTTTAGCAGTAAGTCGTTCAATTATTGTAAGTCATCTTGTTTTATTTCCTGCCGGTTTGTGCTGGGTTTTAGCATTGTCGTTGTTTAATACATCTGTACAGCTTTCCACACCACGCTGGGTTGTTGCGCGTGCTTTAGCGCTTTATCAAACTGCATCTTATGGTGGTATGGCAGTTGGTAGCGTGATTTGGGGTATATTTGCTGATGTTTATTCTCCAACAGTGGCTTTGAGTATTTGTGCTCTGTTCTTAATTTTAGGAGCTCTTGCGGGCATAAAGTTTAAGATTCAAGAAATTCCTCAGATAGATTTTGATCCACTTGATCAATTTAAAGAACCGCAGCTTTTGCTTGACTTGGAAGCATGCAGTGGTCCTATCATGATTATGATGGATTATCAAATTAATGAAAATGATCTCACAGAATTTCTTGAAGTTATGGCGCGTCGTCGCCATATTCGTCGACGTGATGGTGCTCGCCAGTGGGCTCTTTTACGTAACCTTGAAAAACCAGGCTGTTGGATAGAAGTCTATCATATGCCAACGTGGGTGGATTATTTGCGTCATAATTATCGGGCCATAAAAGCAGATGCAGAAGTAAATAAGCATCTTAGTCGATTAAATTGTGCACCTAGCGGTATAAGAATACACCGTATGATTGAGTGGCAAACAATACCACAGGCTGATGAGGTATATTTGAAGCTTTCTACAGAGCAATGATCTTGGTAGAATGGTTTGGGTATAAAGCGGTAAAAGTGGATTAATTATTTGTAATAAGTGTGGGAGAATATTTTGTTTCCAAAAAGTTATCTCAGGCAGAAATTCATCCACTTGTAAAAATACGTTTTGGTTTGAATTGGTTTTTTTCAATAATACCTATAGCAAGAAGCTGGTCTTTGTGGATTATACAAACATCATTTTCATCAATGGATGTATTTTGATTGTGTAAGAGCACTGGGTTGCCCATTCTTAAATACTGTGCTTGATTTTCGCTAATGGTATAATGAGGTAAATGAACTAATGCAGCCTTTGTTTCAGTTAGTAGTTTATCAAGTGTAGAGAAGCTCCACTTGGAAAATACATAATTTTCATCTTTTTCGTCGTTATACGTTACGGCTGCTTTTAATTTATCCCATGGAATGAGATCATTTTCATTAAAAGGAGCTACTGCGATACGGCGTAAGTCAGCAATATATCCATAACAACCAAGATCACGTCCCATATCGCGTGCTAAGGAGCGTACATATGTCCCTTTTCCACATGTTATTTCAAAAATGGAATGTCCTTGGGTTGTGGTTCCAGTAAGTTTGAGAGATTCAATTTTTACTTTACGGGATGGAATTTCAACAATTTCACCTGCGCGGGCCAGATCATAGGCACGATTACCGGCAATTTTAATTGCAGAAAATTGTGGAGGTGTTTGTAAAATAACACCTGTATATTTGGGTAAAAGGGTAAGGATATCTTTTTGTGTTGGACGTTGAGTCGCTGTTTTAATTACTTCACCTTCAAGATCATCTGTTGAGCGCTCTTCTCCCCAAGCTACATGAAAATGATAGGTTTTTATACCTTCCATAACGTAGGGAATAGTTTTGGTTGCTTCGCCTAATGCAATCGGTAACATACCACACGCAAGTGGATCAAGCGTGCCTGCATGCCCTGCTTTTTGTGCATTAAAGAGCCATTTAATTTGTGAAACAGCTTCTGTTGATCTCATCCCTTTTGGTTTGTCAAGAATTATCCAACCAGAGACAGAACGACCTTTTTTTTTACGTTGTGGTGCCATGTTTTAATTTTCAGGTTCGTTATTATGAAGAAGATCGCGCGCTACTTCAGGCGAATGGAGTAGAGCATCAATTTTTGAAAAATTATCAAAACTACTATCAAACCGAAAACGCAATTCAGGGATGTATTTCATTTGTCGTAATTGATGGCTAATTTCTTTACGGATAAAACGACTATGTTTATTCAAGACTTCTATAATAACAGTATGAGAAATGTCGTGAATAGTGCTGAGGGGAGAAACAAAGCAAGTAGCAATTTTCAGATCTGCTGACATACGTACTTCAGAAATAGAAATGACAACACCTTTTAAAACATCATCAAGTAAAATATCTCGTTGTAGTATATGAGCTAATACATGGCGAACTTGCTCTCCCACTCTTAATTGCCGTTGTGATGAGCTTGTGTTTTTCATTGAACTCATAACCTTTATTACAATTTCTCTTCTCTTTACTTTTTTAAAAAATTAAAAAGAAAAGAAGTATTTATTAGTAACCCCAATAACTCGATTTATTTAACAGAGAGGAAAGCTACTAGGTAATTTATAACGTGCGATTAATATGCTCGACTCGGAAGATTTCAATGATATCGCCTATGCGTGTATCTTCATAATTTTCAAATGCTATCCCACATTCTTGGCTAACTTGCACTTCATTGACTTCATCTTTGAAACGTTTAAGTGTTTTAAGTTTTCCTTCATGAATAACAATATTATCTCGAATGAGACGAACACTTGCTCCTCGTTCTATTTTACCTTCTGTAACTCGACAGCCAGCAACTTTTCCAATTTTTGTAATATTAAAGACTTCCAAAATTTCAGCATTACCAAGAAAAGTTTCACGTTTTTCTGGTGAAAGCAAACCTGACATGGCTGCTTTGACATCGTCAACGAGATCGTAAATGATGTTATAATAACGAATTTCAATTCCTTGAATTGAAGCTAGATCACGCACTTGTTTATTAGCCCGGACATTAAAGCCAATAACAGCAGAATTAGATGCTGCGGCAAGAGAAATATCACTTTCAGTAATTCCTCCAGCACCAGAATGAACAATATGTGCACGTACTTCACCATTTCCTAGCTTTTCTAATACTGATGCAATCGCTTCAATAGATCCCCGAACATCTCCTTTAATAATAAGTGGGAATTCCTTTACACCAGTAGTTTGCAGTTTTGTCATCATTTGTTCAAGAGAACTTCGAGAACCGACTTTCCGCGCTACAGCTTTATCACGCGCCAGTCGTTGACGATATTCAGAAATTTCACGCGCTTTTTCTTCATTTACTACAACAGCAAAACGGTCACCAGCTTGCGGTGTACCTTGCATACCTAAAATTTCAACTGGTGTAGAAGGGCCCGCTTCTTTGATGTGGTTGCCATGATCATCAATCAGAGCACGAACACGCCCCCATTCATTACCCGCTACGATAATATTGGAAAGATGTAATGCACCTTTTTGCACAAGAACAGTTGCAATAGATCCACGCCCTCGGTCAAGTTTTGCTTCAATAACAATGCCTTCTGCAGTTCGTTCCGGATCTGCTTTTAGGTCAAGAATTTCAGCTTGAAGAAGAATAGCTTCTAGAAGTTTATCAAGATTTTGACCAGTTTTAGCAGAAACCTCAACTTCTAAAGTTTCCCCCCCCATAGATTCCACAAAAACTTCATGTTGCATAAGTTCTGTACGTACTTTTTGTGTATCAGCAGTTGGTTTATCAATTTTGTTAATGGCAACAATAATAGGTACACCAGCAGCTTTTGCGTGATTGATTGATTCAATCGTTTGCGGCATAATACTATCATCTGCAGCTATTACTAGAATAGCAATGTCAGTGATTTGAGCACCTCGAGCACGCATAGCTGTGAAAGCAGAATGTCCGGGTGTATCGATAAAGGTAATCTTCTGACCATTTTGTTCAATTTGATAAGCACCAATATGTTGCGTAATACTACCTGCTTCATTAGATGCAACATTAGCTTTACGAATAGCATCAAGTAAAGAAGTTTTACCATGATCA is a genomic window containing:
- the pnp gene encoding polyribonucleotide nucleotidyltransferase; this translates as MFKTHKVEIEWAGRPLILETGKIARQADGAVIATYGETIVLATVVSAKNPKPDQDFFPLTVNYQEKTYAVGKIPGGYFKRESRPSESETLISRLIDRPIRPLFVDGYKNDTQVIVSVIQHDLENNPDILAMIATSAALTLSGIPFVGPIAGARVGYCNGQYVLNPHIDEMPESKLDLVVAGTENAVLMVESEAQELSEDIMLGAVIFGQKGFQPVIDAIIKLAEVAAKEPRDFIPEDLSDLETTMFKMVEKDLQKVYTITDKQERHTAIDAIKTEVIDKFTSEMEENCEFNADQIATVFKHLQAKIVRQNILETGKRIDGRTLSTVRSIQSEVSILPRAHGSALFTRGETQALVIVTLGTSEDEQYIDSLTGTYKETFLLHYNFPPFSVGETGRISSPGRREIGHGKLAWRAIHPILPTKDSFPYTIRAVSEITESNGSSSMATVCGTSLALMDAGVPLARPVAGIAMGLIKEGERFAILSDILGDEDHLGDMDFKVAGTKNGITSLQMDIKIDGITEEIMKIALEQAKDGRIHILNEMSKALTSARDELSEFSPRIEMMNIPVDKIRDVIGSGGKVIREIVEQTGAKINIEDNGVIKIASTDAKAIEAAKRWIHSIVDEPEIGAIYQGTVVKTAEFGAFVNFFGSRDGLVHISQLASERVEKTTDIVKEGDKVWVKLMGFDERGKVRLSMKVVDQKTGKEIALDDSIKTEKEDSSDKKNNTGQKRRSKKKEN
- the rpsO gene encoding 30S ribosomal protein S15, which produces MSITAERKHALITEYATKAGDTGSPEVQVAVLSERISNLTNHFKSHKKDNHSRRGLLKMVSKRRRLLDYLKEIDQNRYQILIGKLGLRR
- a CDS encoding MFS transporter: MQKISTLELFRNSMFRNLWSANLIFNLGVVIQAVGASWLMTLISSSHFMVGLVQGATVLPLVVFSLMAGALADNFNRRQIMLFAQIVMIIVSVNLTVLSYLGLITPWLLLCFTFLIGCGLAFHNPAWQATMGDIVSRENIPTAVTLNSIGFNLMRSIGPAIGGVVIAALGGTSAFLLNAMSYIPLTSALFLWKPNCKTNTLPLPREKFLGAIADGLRYVVMSPNLLSVMARAFLFGVGTISVSALLPIVACEILGGDALLYGTLLGCFGIGAITAGFVNSYIRHYFSSETIVTTSFIGFSFVCFALAVSRSIIVSHLVLFPAGLCWVLALSLFNTSVQLSTPRWVVARALALYQTASYGGMAVGSVIWGIFADVYSPTVALSICALFLILGALAGIKFKIQEIPQIDFDPLDQFKEPQLLLDLEACSGPIMIMMDYQINENDLTEFLEVMARRRHIRRRDGARQWALLRNLEKPGCWIEVYHMPTWVDYLRHNYRAIKADAEVNKHLSRLNCAPSGIRIHRMIEWQTIPQADEVYLKLSTEQ
- the truB gene encoding tRNA pseudouridine(55) synthase TruB, encoding MAPQRKKKGRSVSGWIILDKPKGMRSTEAVSQIKWLFNAQKAGHAGTLDPLACGMLPIALGEATKTIPYVMEGIKTYHFHVAWGEERSTDDLEGEVIKTATQRPTQKDILTLLPKYTGVILQTPPQFSAIKIAGNRAYDLARAGEIVEIPSRKVKIESLKLTGTTTQGHSIFEITCGKGTYVRSLARDMGRDLGCYGYIADLRRIAVAPFNENDLIPWDKLKAAVTYNDEKDENYVFSKWSFSTLDKLLTETKAALVHLPHYTISENQAQYLRMGNPVLLHNQNTSIDENDVCIIHKDQLLAIGIIEKNQFKPKRIFTSG
- the rbfA gene encoding 30S ribosome-binding factor RbfA, which gives rise to MKNTSSSQRQLRVGEQVRHVLAHILQRDILLDDVLKGVVISISEVRMSADLKIATCFVSPLSTIHDISHTVIIEVLNKHSRFIRKEISHQLRQMKYIPELRFRFDSSFDNFSKIDALLHSPEVARDLLHNNEPEN
- the infB gene encoding translation initiation factor IF-2, whose protein sequence is MSENTNDKITAKKTLTLKRTGLETSMVKQNFSHGRTKAVVVETKRRKITRPDEKAETPLSITKPHVVQPRSKPRFEDKATSKPINQKSAAQSNLSSAEIEARFRALEEAKIQEQIMHQQAEEKERLAKEREESLRLQAAQEKTIQQNNQHTAVQTQLLSSATSPIEPIKPTKVAVPFKNTASVEKRIVDDNEDEEKRNRRANLSKSEIRAPKAVKGADERRRGKLTLNSALDEEGSARGRSMAAMRRRQEKFKRAQNQEPREKIAREVILPETITIQELAQRMAERSVDVIKFLMKQGQMMKPGDVIDVDTAELIAIEFGHTVKCVAESDVEEGIFNIADDPQKMRQRPPVVTIMGHVDHGKTSLLDAIRKANVASNEAGSITQHIGAYQIEQNGQKITFIDTPGHSAFTAMRARGAQITDIAILVIAADDSIMPQTIESINHAKAAGVPIIVAINKIDKPTADTQKVRTELMQHEVFVESMGGETLEVEVSAKTGQNLDKLLEAILLQAEILDLKADPERTAEGIVIEAKLDRGRGSIATVLVQKGALHLSNIIVAGNEWGRVRALIDDHGNHIKEAGPSTPVEILGMQGTPQAGDRFAVVVNEEKAREISEYRQRLARDKAVARKVGSRSSLEQMMTKLQTTGVKEFPLIIKGDVRGSIEAIASVLEKLGNGEVRAHIVHSGAGGITESDISLAAASNSAVIGFNVRANKQVRDLASIQGIEIRYYNIIYDLVDDVKAAMSGLLSPEKRETFLGNAEILEVFNITKIGKVAGCRVTEGKIERGASVRLIRDNIVIHEGKLKTLKRFKDEVNEVQVSQECGIAFENYEDTRIGDIIEIFRVEHINRTL